TTCTTCCGGCTTAGCTTTCTTTGGAGCAGGTTCGGCTTTTTTCTCAGGAGCAGGTGTTGATTTCACCACCTCCGTCGAGGTTGCTACCGCCACAACTGGTTCTGGAGCTTCAGCCGGTGTTTCTGCCACAGCTTTTTCAATGATCAGTGATTGGCCTACACTCAAGTCGTTTCCTTTCAGCTCATTGGACTTCATCACTTCATCCACGGTCACACCATATTTTTTAGAAATACTGAAAAGGGTCTCACCTGGGACCACCTTATGCAATACTGCACCCGCTGGAAGTTCTGACTTTGGGATAAAAGGAACTCTGATGGTCTGACCGATTTTCAAACCGCTCTTTAATACCGGGTTTGCATCGACTATATCTCCTACAGGAGCCTGATATCTTCTAGAAATCCCAAACAGTGTTTCCTTTGGCTCTACTTCGTGAATGATGAATGATTGGTCACCTACGCGCTCCACTCCTACAGAGTCTGCAGATACTAGGCTAGACGCCATTGCTAGAGAAGAAGAAAGGAGAAATGAGAGGATAAATGACCAGATGATCTTTGCTCTATTATTCATAGAAATTGCTGAAATTGGGAATAAACGTGTTTGAAATGCAAGATTAATTTTCATAGCCGTGAGTCGCAAGAATTATGCTAGAAAAGAATAGATTCGAAATCTCATCAATTATTCCGATTTAATGAAAAGAATCAGTTTTTACGCGTATTTCGTATCTTTTACTATTCTTTGGGCTTAAATTTCCAAAGCATGAAGCTGAGCTAAAAAAGTTAGGAATGAAATTCAAATGTTGCTTTATCCATGGGGTACCATAAATCCGCAAGATATTACCGAAATGTGCTCAGTATGGCAAATGAATCATCAACAAACCACAAATGAAAAACACCCTCAGCTTAATCTTTATTTTCCTATTTTCTCTACAGTTCGGCATTGCTCAGGAGAATTCAACCGGAAGGAAAACCATATTCACATTCAAAATCGATGAGAATATAGATCCGGCCATGAACCGAAGAGTTCAATTGGCACTAGAAGCTGCAGATGAGAAAAAAGCCGATTTGATTTTCATAGAAATGAATACCTATGGAGGCGCTGTGAATGATGCAGACGAAATCCGAACGATGATTTTGGAGTGTCCCATCCCCATTTATGTTTTTATTGACAAAAATGCAGCCTCTGCAGGTGCATTGATATCTATCGCCACAGATAGTATCTACATGGCTCCAGGGTCTAGCATAGGAGCAGCCACTGTGGTCAATGGAGCCGATGGAGCTGCAGCTCCGGACAAATATCAATCCTACATGCGGTCCATGATGAGAAGTACCGCAGAGGCACAAGGCAGAGACCCTAAAATCGCAGAAGCCATGGTCGATGAAAAGATTGCGATCGAAGGCATTACCGAAGAAGGCTCGGTGGTCACTTTCTCTGCTTCTGAGGCAGAAAAATTTGGCTTCAGTGAAGGACAATTTGATAACATAAACGACATCCTAATCGCTCAGAATCTAGAAAATGCAGCGTTGATTGAATACGAGATCTCTACTACAGAGCAGATTATTGCCTTTTTTCTGAATCCGGCAGTGAGTGGTTTTTTGATTCTTATTATTATCGGAGGGCTGTATTTTGAGCTTCAGACTCCCGGGGTAGGTTTTCCTATTTTAGCCTCATTGATAGCTGTAGTACTTTATTTTATCCCCTACTATCTCAATGGTATCGCTGAAAACTGGGAGATTCTGATCTTTTTTATCGGAATTATTTTACTGGCTATTGAGCTTTTTGTCATACCAGGTTTTGGGGTTTTTGGTGTGCTGGGAATCATCTGCATTATGGCAGGTCTGGTTCTGGGCATGGTTCCCAATCAGAATTTTAACTTTGACTTCGTGCCGGCTGCCGATCTGTTTGCCGCATTGCTGACGGTGATTATTGCTGCCATTGTTTCGGTGGGCTTGGTCTTCTGGCTGACGCCCAAAGTCAATGAATGGGGAGCTTTCAAACATGTTACTTTAGCAAGTACCCAGCAAAGAAGCGAAGGATTCACCTCGAGCTTTTATGCCGAAAATCTAAATGGTAAAACGGGCAAAGTTCACTCTAGACTCCGACCAAGCGGAAAAATAGAAATCGAAGGGGATGTGTACGATGCTTACAGCCGGGGGGAGTTTCTAGATGAAGGGGAGCCGGTAATCGTAATTTCCACAGAAGGAACTTCTCTTAAAGTGAAAAAGTGGGAGGCTTAGGAGTTTTTGATAAGTTTGCGGCATGAATGAGTCCCAGTCCATCTATGAATTGATCGGAGAAGATCAAATCCGGCAGCTTACTTCGCATTTCTACAAGGAAGTAGCAGAAAACAAAGCGTTAAGTGCACTTTATCCCGAAGACCTGGCTTCGGCTGAAAACCGTCTATTTTTGTTCCTTCTTCAGGTTTTTGGAGGACCTAGCACCTATTCCGAGCAGCGTGGGCATCCGAGACTCCGCATGCGCCATCTGAAATGGCAGATCGATGGGAAAATGCGGGATCACTGGATGAATGCGATGCTTAAAGCTTTGGACAACTTGAAACTGGACACGAATATCAAAGAAGCCATGCTGAGCTATTTCGTCAAAGCAGCCAACCACATGGTCAATCAGCCCTAAACAGATGGATAGAATATACACCATTTATGCAGGGGTACTCTTCATACTTACTTTTCTGCTCATATTTCCGTTTTTCTTGATTTGCATCTGGGTACCAGGCTGGAATAAATATGGAAGAAAAATCAATAGATACTGGGCAAGAGCTTATTTTACCTTGATTTACATGCCTGTGAAAATCGAGAATCACTCCCAATACCAAAAAGGCAAACCATACATATATCTCGCCAATCACTTTAGCTATCTGGATATTGCGATGATGGGTTTTATCCCCGGAGATGTACTTTTTGTAGGTAAAGCATCCATTCGCAAAGCCCCCTTATTTGGGTACTATTTCAGAAACCTGCATATAGCCGTAGACCGCGGCAGACTGAGGAGCAGAGCTGAAACCATGAAAAGAGCCGGTGAAGCCTTGGATGCAGGGAGTAGCATAATTATTTTCCCAGAAGGCGGAATCTATACCCAAAACCCACCTGAGATGTTTCCCTTTAAAAATGGTGCCTTTCGCCTAGCTAAAGAGAAACAAATCCCAATCATACCTGTCACTTTATCTTATAATCATCTAATTTTGCCAGACGACGGTAAATTGCTGCTCCATCGCAGACCGGCCAAAATGGTCTTGCACGAGCAGCTGATTCCTTCGGAAAGTGATTCTGATCTAGACTTGAAAAGTAAGTGTTTTGAAGTCATCCAAAATCAGTTAACCATAGACAATACCTTAACATGAAATCGAGCATGTCGGAAGCGACACACAGAGGGATGATTATCTCCCAAGCGAAATTCCATATGGCCTTTATAAGACAAATTATAATCATATGAAATCAAGCATGACCCGAAGCGACACACAGAGGGATGATTATAATTCATGCGAAGATTCCATGTGACCTTAAAAAAAAATTATAAACACATGAAAATAGATCAAAATTCCATCAAAAAAATTGCTCACCTAGCCCGACTGGAATTTGACGAAAGCAGTGCGGAAAAAATGTCCAAAGACATGAGCCAAATTCTGGATTGGGTGGAGCAGCTCAATGAGCTAGATACCAAAGATGTAGAACCGCTCACGACCATGTCTTCAGAAACAAACGTGATGAGAGAAGATAAAATGACCTCTCACCTGGATCACGAAGCTGGGTTGAAAAATGCCCCCAAACGTGATGAAGACTATTTCCGCGTACCCAAGGTATTAGAATAATGCCCCAATCACAGCATCCTAAAAGCTCCGTTTTTCTGAAAGTACTCGCCCTTCTATTGCTTATCCCGGGAGGGCTTTTTGCACTTTACTACTTAATTTTTGATCCACAACCTTATCTCAATTTAGCTCCGGCAAGCTTTCTAGATACGGTAGCCATTCCGTTTGATTGGGTACAGATCGGCCCCATATCCTTTCCCATCAAAGTGGATAATTTTCTGGTCTTTCAAGAATTCAAATCACTCGCCCCAAGTCTGCAAGGCAAGCAATCCCTAGTATTTGCAGGAATAGTGTGGCTGATCAGCGTAGCAGCTTTGACCGTACTCAGCGAGTTCAAAAGACTGTATTTTATTATTGGTGGAGTGATTTGGATAGTCCTTCTTACCCTCAGTGATTTCAACGCGCTAAATATTTATGGTCAAAACACCACCTTTCCGCTGATGATCTTAATGGCAGGCACCTTGATTCCTGTTATTACATTAAACATCTGGGGAACGTATATCCCACTTTTTTTCAAAGGATTACTCCTATTCTCCAGCACTATACTTTCACTCGCTCTGGTACTTTGGCTAAGTCCCATCAAACATCCGGAAATCTACCTCTCCGAGCACTCTTTACTGCTTGGATTTGGGATGGCTATTGCCTGGGTTTTCTGGAACGGGCATAGCGTGATTTCTGGTATTTACATCCTCCTGGCCAGAGCCAACCGCAATATCAAGCTAAATATAGCTGTTCAAATAGCGCTGATCACCTTGGTCTATATTGCCACGCTGATCTTTATTTTACAAGAACTACAAGGAGAGTTAAACCTTCCATTTCCTACTTTCTCCCCTCTATTTCTACTCATCCCTATGGGTGTTTTGGGTTGGATTTCTATCCAAGAAAAAACCAAGCAGAGTGAGCAGTTGATCAGTAGCCCCATGGTGATCAAAACACTTCATATCCTTGGTTTTGGGATGGCTCTCTGGATGGTTTGGAAATTCAAAATCTCCGGAAACCAGCCTGCTGAAGAGCTTTTTAAACATTTATTGACTTATAGTCAGATCGGCTTTTCCCTATTCTTCACCGTTTACCTATTTGCCAATTTCACCTCCATTATGAATTCTGGACAGGCGGTTGAAAAAGTCCTTTACAAACCCTATTCCTTGGTTTACTATCACGTCAGAATCGGAGGATTAATCGGAATGCTGGTGTTGACTACCTATGCGGAAGGCATCATAGGAGTACAGGCTAACGCTATGTCCAGCAACATATTGGCTGATTATTTCTATGAAACTGACCAAAAACTTGAGGCTGGGATCATGTATGAAAATGCATGGATGCGCTATAGAAAAAACCCCAAAGCAAAGAATGCTGTAGCTCATTTGCTATTGGAACAAAATCAACCTTCCCAGGCAAAACTTCATCTGGAGGAAAGCTTTTCGGATGCTCCGCAGGTAGAAAATATCATGCTGCTGAGTGACCGATTGCATCAGGAAAACAATGTAATAGACGCGGCATATTACCTGGAAAGAGGCCTCGCTATTTTTCCAAACAGCCCTCATTTGGCAAATAACCTGAGTTTATTACTTACCAAGCTCAATAAAACAGAACAGGCATTGGCAGTGCTGGAAAGTCTGGAAACAAAAAACCCAGTGCTCCACGCCAATACTTTAGCCCTCAAAACAAAACTTGGTCAGCCATCCATCAGTGCCACTTCAAGCGATGATTTCATCTCCCAGATCAATGAATTGGCCACTTCAAATGCACTGGCGAATAATCCGGCCCAAGAACTTTTACTGGCTTTGAAAGAGAAAGCAGAATCTTCGGACTCACCTATGTTGATTCAGGCGGCTTTGAGAAATGTGTTTTCGCAGAAAAACAGAGAAAACCCTACAGCAGACCTGGCCCTACTGGATAGCCTAGGACAAAAGGAAGAGATGAATCTGTACTTGATGGACATGCAAGAAACAGCTGTGATCAGAAGTCTGGGAGCTGGTCGTGTAACTGAAGCAGTCAAAAACCTCAACGGATTAGCATTCAGAAACCCAAATGATGCAGGTTATTATTTGCAGCTCTCAGGAAGCATTCTTGCGCAAAACCTGGATTTTCAGAAGTCTGCCAATGAATTTATTGCTGCTGAGGAAAAGGGATTTCAGGCATTTGACACGCAGCATTGGAGTATATTTGGACTGGCTGGCATGCCGGACAAGGCCGTAGAAATCCGGGAAAAATATCAGGTACTACTGCCTACCTACCTCACAGAGGAAGGCCCTATTGTGCCGGAATATTTAAACAGCATCAGCACTTTTCACCAGAGTTTACCTGAGAAACTGTACCAACAATGGCAGACAAGTGCCGATTCTGATCTGAAAACGGACATGGCTATTCGGATTATTTCTCATAAAGCTCACGGACTTTCCCAAGGTCAACTGAGAGATTTGGCAGCTTATATCCAAGCAAAAATCGGAGAACAGCAGAACCTACAATCCTTTGTTTCCAATCCTGACTTAGGAAATACAGAATCTATAAAAGCCTTCATCTCCTGGCTGAACACCGGGGAAGAAGCAGCCGCAAACCCATACCTTACACCCTTGATTTTCAGTAAATTAAAATCTTTAAACGACCCTCTCGAACAATATGAACTGCTCAATGCTGCCTCTGAGTTTAACCGGGATCCTATTCTCTGGAAGCATAAAATAGAAGCAGCGCTCGCAGTAGGACTGGACAATTACGCCCAGGCAGCCATAGAGGAATTGGCACTTTGGGTAGCTGAAAACGACCTGAAAGAACTCTTACAGTCAACAAATTGAGGGGAGTTAACGTTTTTTGTACCCATACCTTCTGATTTTTATCCATTGAAACCTTATCTTAAGCAAAATTTTCTACCATGACCAAGATTATAGAAACCCACGAACTTAATAAAACCTACAAAATGGGATCTGAGATTATTCAGGCCCTCAAGTCCGTCTCCATTTCAGTAAACAAAGGAGAATATGTGGCGTTCATGGGACCTTCTGGCTCTGGAAAATCCACCTTGATGAATATCATCGGTTGCTTGGACACCCCTACTTCCGGCACTTATGTCTTGAATAACAAGGACGTTTCTGATATGACTGAAAATGAATTGGCAGAAATCAGAAACAAAGAGATTGGGTTTGTATTTCAGACGTTCAACCTATTGCCTAGAGCAAGTTGTTTGGAAAATGTAGCTCTTCCTTTGGTATACGCGGGCTTGAGCAAGGCCGAACGCGAGGAAATAGCCTTTCAGGCCTTAAGTAATGTAGGCTTAGGCGACCGTACGCAGCACCGCCCCAATGAACTTTCAGGTGGACAGCGACAGCGTGTCGCCATTGCCAGAGCGCTAGTGAACAATCCCAGTATTATTTTAGCGGATGAGCCTACCGGTAACTTGGATACCAAAACCTCCTATGACATCATGGAGCTTTTCCATGACCTTCACTCCAAAGGCAACACCATCATCATGGTGACGCACGAGGATGACATCGCCCACTACGCACACAGAATAGTAAGATTAAGGGATGGACTAGTAGAAACTGACACGGTCAATCCTAATCCTACACGAGGAGCAGCAATGCAAGTCTAAACAGGCATATAAATTCAAATAGATTCTTATTTTTGTCCTTAGAGAAGCAAGGGCAAATCAATGAAAATCTATACAAAAACCGGTGATGAAGGTCAAACTTCCCTTTTGGGAGGTACTAGGGTTCCTAAATTTGATGTAAGAATCGATGCTTATGGCACCGTGGATGAGCTTAATTCCCACATTGGCATGCTCAAAGACCAGGAAGTAAACTGGATGCGTGCTGAGGTCTTGAAGGAAATCCAAGATAGACTCTTCACCATAGGGGCTGATCTGGCGACGGATCCCGCCAAACAAAACGTGAAAAAACCGGATTTACTGGAGTCAGATATCGAAATGCTGGAAAAGCAAATCGATGAAATGGAAAAACCGCTTCCCCCATTAAAGTCGTTTATACTTCCT
This genomic window from Algoriphagus sp. TR-M9 contains:
- a CDS encoding NfeD family protein, translated to MKNTLSLIFIFLFSLQFGIAQENSTGRKTIFTFKIDENIDPAMNRRVQLALEAADEKKADLIFIEMNTYGGAVNDADEIRTMILECPIPIYVFIDKNAASAGALISIATDSIYMAPGSSIGAATVVNGADGAAAPDKYQSYMRSMMRSTAEAQGRDPKIAEAMVDEKIAIEGITEEGSVVTFSASEAEKFGFSEGQFDNINDILIAQNLENAALIEYEISTTEQIIAFFLNPAVSGFLILIIIGGLYFELQTPGVGFPILASLIAVVLYFIPYYLNGIAENWEILIFFIGIILLAIELFVIPGFGVFGVLGIICIMAGLVLGMVPNQNFNFDFVPAADLFAALLTVIIAAIVSVGLVFWLTPKVNEWGAFKHVTLASTQQRSEGFTSSFYAENLNGKTGKVHSRLRPSGKIEIEGDVYDAYSRGEFLDEGEPVIVISTEGTSLKVKKWEA
- a CDS encoding globin domain-containing protein, which encodes MNESQSIYELIGEDQIRQLTSHFYKEVAENKALSALYPEDLASAENRLFLFLLQVFGGPSTYSEQRGHPRLRMRHLKWQIDGKMRDHWMNAMLKALDNLKLDTNIKEAMLSYFVKAANHMVNQP
- a CDS encoding lysophospholipid acyltransferase family protein, with amino-acid sequence MDRIYTIYAGVLFILTFLLIFPFFLICIWVPGWNKYGRKINRYWARAYFTLIYMPVKIENHSQYQKGKPYIYLANHFSYLDIAMMGFIPGDVLFVGKASIRKAPLFGYYFRNLHIAVDRGRLRSRAETMKRAGEALDAGSSIIIFPEGGIYTQNPPEMFPFKNGAFRLAKEKQIPIIPVTLSYNHLILPDDGKLLLHRRPAKMVLHEQLIPSESDSDLDLKSKCFEVIQNQLTIDNTLT
- the gatC gene encoding Asp-tRNA(Asn)/Glu-tRNA(Gln) amidotransferase subunit GatC, with the translated sequence MKIDQNSIKKIAHLARLEFDESSAEKMSKDMSQILDWVEQLNELDTKDVEPLTTMSSETNVMREDKMTSHLDHEAGLKNAPKRDEDYFRVPKVLE
- a CDS encoding tetratricopeptide repeat protein, whose product is MPQSQHPKSSVFLKVLALLLLIPGGLFALYYLIFDPQPYLNLAPASFLDTVAIPFDWVQIGPISFPIKVDNFLVFQEFKSLAPSLQGKQSLVFAGIVWLISVAALTVLSEFKRLYFIIGGVIWIVLLTLSDFNALNIYGQNTTFPLMILMAGTLIPVITLNIWGTYIPLFFKGLLLFSSTILSLALVLWLSPIKHPEIYLSEHSLLLGFGMAIAWVFWNGHSVISGIYILLARANRNIKLNIAVQIALITLVYIATLIFILQELQGELNLPFPTFSPLFLLIPMGVLGWISIQEKTKQSEQLISSPMVIKTLHILGFGMALWMVWKFKISGNQPAEELFKHLLTYSQIGFSLFFTVYLFANFTSIMNSGQAVEKVLYKPYSLVYYHVRIGGLIGMLVLTTYAEGIIGVQANAMSSNILADYFYETDQKLEAGIMYENAWMRYRKNPKAKNAVAHLLLEQNQPSQAKLHLEESFSDAPQVENIMLLSDRLHQENNVIDAAYYLERGLAIFPNSPHLANNLSLLLTKLNKTEQALAVLESLETKNPVLHANTLALKTKLGQPSISATSSDDFISQINELATSNALANNPAQELLLALKEKAESSDSPMLIQAALRNVFSQKNRENPTADLALLDSLGQKEEMNLYLMDMQETAVIRSLGAGRVTEAVKNLNGLAFRNPNDAGYYLQLSGSILAQNLDFQKSANEFIAAEEKGFQAFDTQHWSIFGLAGMPDKAVEIREKYQVLLPTYLTEEGPIVPEYLNSISTFHQSLPEKLYQQWQTSADSDLKTDMAIRIISHKAHGLSQGQLRDLAAYIQAKIGEQQNLQSFVSNPDLGNTESIKAFISWLNTGEEAAANPYLTPLIFSKLKSLNDPLEQYELLNAASEFNRDPILWKHKIEAALAVGLDNYAQAAIEELALWVAENDLKELLQSTN
- a CDS encoding ABC transporter ATP-binding protein, with the translated sequence MTKIIETHELNKTYKMGSEIIQALKSVSISVNKGEYVAFMGPSGSGKSTLMNIIGCLDTPTSGTYVLNNKDVSDMTENELAEIRNKEIGFVFQTFNLLPRASCLENVALPLVYAGLSKAEREEIAFQALSNVGLGDRTQHRPNELSGGQRQRVAIARALVNNPSIILADEPTGNLDTKTSYDIMELFHDLHSKGNTIIMVTHEDDIAHYAHRIVRLRDGLVETDTVNPNPTRGAAMQV
- a CDS encoding cob(I)yrinic acid a,c-diamide adenosyltransferase; this translates as MKIYTKTGDEGQTSLLGGTRVPKFDVRIDAYGTVDELNSHIGMLKDQEVNWMRAEVLKEIQDRLFTIGADLATDPAKQNVKKPDLLESDIEMLEKQIDEMEKPLPPLKSFILPGGHPSVSFGHLARTVCRRCERIVSELAAMEEVSELVIKYLNRLSDYLFVLCRKMAQELNVNEITWNPRK